TGGAAAAAACATCAATAATAATAATCTCTTCTTCTTTAACAGCAAAAAGCACTCGATAATCACCGCTGCGCAAACGGTACAATCCTTTATACTCCCCTTGTAAAGCTTTAATATTCGGCAGATCATTACTAAAGTTTTTTAACAGTTCTATTTTCCGTTTAATTAAAGTTTTGTACGGTTCGGAAACTTTTTTGAAAGACTTAACTGCTTTGTCTTGAATGCGCAGCCGGTACATTAGAGCCTGGCTTTAACTGTATCCCAATCCAATACTTTATTTGTTTTTTCACTACGGTACTGTTCGATCGCTGCCCGCTCATCTGGATAGGGATATTCGCTCTCCACATTTTTCATAAAATTAAGATAACTAACGAATGCTATCACCTGTTCAACCGCCGAGTCAGGCAGCCGGGTCAAGTATTTTTCGAT
The sequence above is drawn from the Candidatus Margulisiibacteriota bacterium genome and encodes:
- a CDS encoding type II toxin-antitoxin system RelE/ParE family toxin; translation: MYRLRIQDKAVKSFKKVSEPYKTLIKRKIELLKNFSNDLPNIKALQGEYKGLYRLRSGDYRVLFAVKEEEIIIIDVFSRGQGY